From the genome of Carassius carassius chromosome 49, fCarCar2.1, whole genome shotgun sequence:
CCGCAGGGTTAATGTCACACACTGAAACCTAATGGGATTGTGAAACCAAAGTCTAGTTTTTATTTAACATCTCAAAggcattataattaattatatcctGAAACTATGCAGGAAGCTGGTCTGTGTTGTTGTGCAATGCATGTCTCTGTCACACATTTACAAATGTAACAGTCTTCCTCATTTTATAGTTGTGTATTTTCCTGTAACCCTTAAGTTCCAGCTTTATTGCTTGGTCATTTGAGTTGCTTCTTTAAATAGCCTGCTGTTCCTGCTTCCTTCTTCAACACAAAACACTTGTGTGTTTATGCAAAGCCAGGCCTACTTTCAATACTTTCTCTGTTACCCCATCCCCCATGAAACATGAACCAGCACCTGAACAAGAGGAAGAGGCTTGTGTGAAGCTTTCTGGGTCCCATCAGTTTGTGgcacaaaatgtaaatatatttacatattcatgaaAAGGTTAAATTCAGGTTTGAAGTATTGGTTTCATTTAGTTGTCACTGAATCATGATCTGCCTTCACCTTTTGAATTCCTAcagagatgtaaaaaaaatatatatataaaaagtggccaaaatgttatttgcaatttaaagaatcagaatgagctttattgccaggtatgttcacacatacaaggaatttgttttcgtgacagaagctccgcagtgcaacataatgacagcgacagaacaaaaaacacaaggaataaaaaatacaaataagtaggtaaggaatgacaatatacaaattgacaatgtatggcaggcatattacaatgagcagttatgtatgtacaggtatattacgtccaaaaaatttaagtgtacgctacgCGGTTagataaatgtgtatgtgtgtataaatagtgtagtgtgttccacagttattatcagctgttcattagatggattgcctgagggaagaaactgttcctgtgtctggtcgttctggtgctcagagctctgtagcgatGACCAGATGCCAACAGTTCACAGAggaagtgtgctggatgtgaggagtccagagtgatgtTGCCAgctcttttgctcactctggataagtacagttcttgaatagatgggagagttgtaccgatgattcgcccAGCAGTCCGGACTACAGCTTTCCATTATGTGAGTgcagaatgattcgttcacgaatccgACGTTACTTTAGGACACCCTACTGTATATCGCTACATTCACATTActctaaaaataatacatttttaaaccagttttgaGATTGTTGTTGATGCATATTGGCCTACACAAGCAGCATTGGAGAATCAGTATAAAAAATCTTGATCACTTATATCTCTCTTTTACATACAttaatatatctatctatctatatatatatataaactggcgatgtctgaatgattcattagTGATTTGGACTCCGATCGTACACACACGTGGTGCGAGTTTGCACACGAACCTGAGAACCGACTCAATTGAGCAACGAGTTGATCTGCAGTTCTGTGAGGTGTGCAATGCATGCCTCTCCATCAcacgtttataaaaaaaaatacgttTTAAACACGTTTTGAGATGAGTGTACCTTATTGTATCAGTATTGCAGAGTCGGCATAAAAATTGAGTTTTCTAGTTGCTTTCAATTTCGAACCGTTGCAAACATTGACAAAAACGGTCCGAATGATTCATTATCGAGCGAGACTCAAGTGAGTTGAACTTGAGAACCGAGTCAGTGATCCAGTCGCAGTTGGACGATCAGTCTCACATAAAGCTTTTTAGgcgtaaggtttttttttttactataaaacaTGTCTGCACTAAAATACAAACTTTAAGTCGCATGCATATTAAGTAAATGTTTGGCAGTCTCCTGACGTGGCTTTCTTCGGGTTGCATGAGGGAGGAGATGGGGACGTGTTCATCGGGGATGTCAGACACATCCTACACTGATTTAATGTCCTCACACTGTTACTCCGCTGCTCTCTTCATCTGGCCCGTGTTTGTCCTGTAAGCTGAAGGttcactcctcctcctcctcctcctcctcctcctccgtgtGTTACTGACAGGACTCTAGTTTCACTGAATGGGTGGGTCTCTTTTCTGCTCGGCAACATTGCTTTATTCTTTCTGTCTCAATGCATTCATCTGTTCTGAAGGCATCTCTCATTCCATCTTTTCCTCATTTGTATACAGAAATCTAGTTATAGTTTTGAATAGGCTATATGTTTGCCAGTTGCCACCTTTCACTTGAAACATGGTGAGTAGTTTTAAACGCGTAAGTTACTCTATTTCTGTAGTAATTTCGCCTTAGGGAGTCATCTCAGAGGATTTTAAGGGTGCAACTTCAGGCTGTAACCTAGGGTCAGATTCACAGTTTTATTAAGGCTTGTGTTTCAGACATCTTTGTTTGCTTGGAGAACTTGCTTAAAGACAACTATACATTTGCCTTTGTTAAGTGATAAAGTTTGCATTCATTATTATACTATATGTGAATGAGACATACATATGAGAAACATTTTTATGCTAAAAGCTGTTGAATGGAGTAAAATTTTTAGAGTTCATTTATAGCAATTATAGCCTTTTGGCTAGAGATATACTGTGTACACATGCATACAGTACATACTTTTAGGGTCAGAAAGATTATTTTTCTAAAtggatttataaaataaatatttgaaattgaagtatttctaaaatatttatttcaaaaatattttacaatttattttaatatttactggtatttatatattttgtaactttttataatgtttatttaaatatttaaatgttttgttatttgtttatttaaatattagaatttttatttccaaataaatatttttattcagcaaagatgcattaaattgatcaaaagtgacatttagacatttatgatgttacaaaagatattatttcaattattttgcaCAATAGGAatgaactgcattttaaaatatattaaagtaaaactgttattttaaactataataatattttcacagTATTTCTTTGTTTTCGTTGTGTTTGATCAGACGTCTTttgaaagcattaaaaaaattcttatgaAATCCCCAATTCAATTGATATTAACCCTAAACTGGGAAAGGTTGTCAGTGCACCAgttttaattaaatcatatttctaaGCACCTGCAATATTGCTGCTTTCTTCAAATTACCTCTGGAAACAGATCCTGAAAAACAGTTCTACGTAGTTGCCACTCTCCACAACCTTTTTGTCTCTGCGTGATCTGCATTTGTTCATgtagtttgcatgtgtttttttcttgttgCACTTCAGAGCTTCAGCGTGTCTGCTCCTGCCAGCGATGATGGTGGCATGTCTCGCCGTCTGCTTGCATGTGctgatataaaatgtaaatatggtAAATGTGTTCTGGTGAACGGGAAGCCCACCTGTGAGTGTAAGCTGGGGTACATTGGAGACACCTGTACCGAAACAATCAATGACGCTCTGTCTGTGCCGCTCACCCTCGGCGTCCTGGCTGTCATCGTTGGCTTCACCATACTGCTCTTCGGCCTGGCATTTTTAcggcaaaaacaaaaagcaaagaaGAGGTGTGTCTTCAGATtccttattattgttattttttcttaACTTATTTTTTCAAtcaatttattcattaaaaaatgcagtttgtgCATACAATGGTATGAATTTGTCTGATGTTTCTAAtttattcattgaaaaaaaaactgtaaaaatatagaGGAGTGTTAAACCCTCATGACGTaataattttaactttttatgaCAAGGCATGGTTGGTTCAGGTTTTAaaaagtcatgtggtgcaactccTAAAAAACCTGATGGATGAATGAATATTTGATTATAGTTTCAAGTGTTACTTTTTGCCttggaaaatacattttataacatttttaacttgatggttaaagaaacagttcacccaaaaatgaaaatgttctcaccctcagtccatccaagatgtagatgagtttgtttcttcatcagatttggagaaatgtagcatttcatcacttgctcaccagtggatgctctgcactgaatgggtgccgtcagaatgagagtcaaaacagatgataaaaacatcacaatacttaatccacatcactccagaaCATTaatgaatgtcttgtgaagcgaaaagctgcatgtttgcaagaaacaaatccatgatTAAGGTGTTTAAACGTTAAACTGTCACCTCCGGCCAAAagatgagtccataatccataataacgcttcctccagtgaaaaagtccatctcttcTGAATCGGGAGAGAagtctgcacagatcaagcacaatctctaaacaaatatgttgtggattttgatgtgagagacaacagaagCCTGactttttttcactggaggaagagttattatggatcatggactcatattttggccggaagtgacagtgcaaagttaaaacatcttaatggatttgtttcttacaatctCGCAGCTTTTGCCTTCTCCAGATATTAACAGATGgatatgtggattattgtggtatttttatcagctgtttagactctcattctgacggcacccattcactgcagaggatctaatgttgagcaagtgatgcaatgctacatttcttcaaatctgatgaagacacaaacgtATCTATATCTTGAGTGACCTGAGGGTGATGACAttatcagcaaattttcatttttgggtgaactcttgcTTTATGGTACACTCCCATGTATTCAACCGCGATTCACATACACATTTATTATActcagtttttcatttatttatcatgcacaCCTTTGTTTGTCACTGACACTTTAGCGTTTTTACGGAAATGCAAATGTGACTAAATTTGCAGATAACTGGATTTCAATGTTGCATGATTTGCAGTGACGAAAGAGTCTGTAAACCAATGTTATCACTTTGTTAACAGAAAAAAGGCAGCTGAAGAAGCCATGTTAAGAAACGGGGCACATCTTTAACATGTTTTAATGCAGCGTGCCATAAAATAGGTTTGTAATTTTACATCAAAGTTAGTCAAATGAACTCTATATAATGGTCACATTAAGATACAGTAACTCTCTTCATCTTATGTCAtggatgtatgtatgtacagtaggtATTGAAGTAGCTCTAACTGGATTCAGCTTTTAACTGGAAACCATTGTGAAATACATGAAGAGCGCAGCACATTTGAATGATTCCAGAGCATGATTTGGGTCGGTGTAGCTGCAGGGGAGATACATGTAAATCATCTCAAACATGCAATGAACTGCTGAGACATGCCAGGTGTTTCAATGAGGTTTTTCTGGTATTATATTTAGCTCAGTCAGTCCTGACTGGTGAGTCTGAAAAACTGAAAGTTCATTACTCTCATGGACTGATAAGCCGAGTATCTCTTTCAAGCGTTTATGGCAAACACTCATGCCATTTTTATGGGGCCTGGttgtatataatttgtatttttggagTTTCACAACATCTCTGCATGCAACGCTTTTTAGTAGAGGGCCTACGAGCCTCATTCAGCTGTACAGTATTTTTGAATAAAgagatttgtttttttgtcagcTTGTATTTCTCAGTCACATTTGTTTTGCTATATACTTTGTTTTAACGCCACTAGTGTCTATTGTCAATATGTATATAATTGCACATATGTAATAATAAACATCAATGACATGTTCAAATATGATATCATGAATTACAAACATAAGtgcatttttgtatgttttttacaAAAGTGCAAACTATATAGTATTATTAAGTATAACATTTACAATGTATGGTTATAgttctaatgaattaaaaagtatTGCCTTAAATCCCTAAAAGCAGTCGTTTCTGTTTTTGTATACAGTAGTTATCCACAGACATGTACgacagatttatttttaatggatagcattttaatacaaaatgtgttttaatctCTTTACAAAGAGAATTAAAGATGATGGGTTGCTGCCCAATGGGAAGTTACATTAAAGACACCCTTCTTCCTTTATCTGGATGGGTTTAGACCATTTAACCCCATATGCACCGCTGCTCTTGTACTGTATGTGTCTGTTTATAGTTAATGATTCACTTTATTAATCTAGCGTTGTAATACATTGCATGTTTTGTTCTGCAGTCAGTTGTATAACAGGTACGTTTTTTTGAGACTTCCAGACTGAAGGCACGTTGTCTGCTCAAGAAACAGCTGAACATGTTTTATTCTATGGCAGACAACCTTGGAAAAACTGGAATATTTGACAATATGTATAGCCATGGCTTTAAAGAAAAAGGTAGGTATTTGGTAACAACAATCTTGGTTTTTGGAGCAACATACTTCATGACTCACAGGTCACCTGACAGTTCAAACATGCGATCAAACTGAATCAACCAGTATTACTAGTTACACCGCATCACAGAAAGCCCTGGTAATTCTTCCAACTCCAGCTTGTTATTCCACAGCAAAAGAACATATTGCACAGACATCCTTTGTTCAAATGAGTTCGTTTTTATAAAATCCAATCCTGCATTACGAAGCTCATCTTTCAACAAGAAGTTACATTTAGTCTATTTACAACTCTAAAATGAAAAACTTCATGTTGCTTAGCTTTAAAGTGTGACTGGCAAACACAATCAGTAACTGTTGTAAACATGCAAAGTACTTGTAAAAGTAAGAAAAAGCCTGGTGTAACAAGTGTACCATACACTCATCTACACTCCACCTTTCACTGAAAACTCCTAAACAACAAATAATTTCTTCTTAAGAACGCTACGAACCTAAACAATGCTTTTCCAATATAAAgaacttttgtgcaatggaaagctgtggatgttaaaggttctaaaAGGAACCATCAGTgaagataaaaactttatttttcaaGAGTGCGGTTGTTTCAAACATCGATCAGGTCTGTTACTGCTCAGAAGATATTCACAGTATGTACTAAGCTAATAACTTCACAGATCAGCATCGTAAGGTCTTCCGGTGTAGGATGTGTTGACGGATCCTCTGTCTCGGGATTTGGCTCTTGGGAAGTCCAGGTCATCGTCTAGTGACTTCTGCGAGTACGGCACGCTGCTCTCAGTGCTCCTGCTGGAGCTTCTCGGTAGGTTGACCCTCGGCAGAGGCGTGAGTCTGTTCACGGGCCGTTGTGTGTTGGTCAGAGACTTTTCTCCACGGTTGCGTCCGCCGCAGCAGGAGCAAATCCCGAGGAACATCACGAAACCCCCGAGGACCTCCATGATGCCTCCGATGTAGCCCAAAATGATGCAGTAGCCAACGCGGATGTCATCTGCTCTGTTTGGATCTCTTTTGACGGAGGTGGAATTGAGGCTGTTGAGGAGATAAGTGTACCACGCGATGGGAATAATGGTCAGGACTCCGGAGCAGAAGATAAGGAGGCCACCCAAAGAAGCCAGTATCCACCTGGGTCTGTCCTTCCAGCATCTGACTCCAGGTGTTGCCAATGCAAGGCCCAGCAGTGTCACAATCAACGACGCGACCATCATTCCTTTAGCGATCGGAATGATCTGGttgctaaaataaatttggtCATTGCCTTGCAGGTTGCACTGCTGGGATCTAGACGTTGTGGAGATCGTGCAGATGTCCCAGATTCCCTGTTCCACCACCAGATCCGAAGGCTGGTTTGCAAGGTTGTTGATGGTGCGCCAGTTGGGCGCGACCGTGCTGGTCAGGTCCAGGATCCATCCGCAGGGGGCCAGGACCATGCCGAATATCAGGATCCCCGGAGTCCGCATGGTTGAGGGTCGAGCTGCTGTCCGCTTCTGAAGAGAGACGAGTGTGTCAGCTGCTTAAGAAGAAACACACTGAAGCTCTGAGGAGGTGGATCTGTATGATTAGCATCTGAAGGGCGTGGTGTCGAATGTCTGGTTCAAACACAGACAAAACTGGTTTTCACTGCATGCCGTGTTTCAACCGAACCTGGAACACCAGTATGGGAGAAATGGAAGACACTGGTGCAAGTTGTCCCAAGGAGAAGATGTTTATACTGGAGTAACAATGAGGTTTCAGGACAAAAGTTCTTCTGCATACAGCTTTGTTCAATCTAGCAAGATGTCTATGTTGGTTTCAGTCAACTGTCTTGAAATaatgtttcactttttttctaTAATTTACACACTTATGCCTTATCATTTCATACAGTTCATTAATATAGTTAATAACTGGccaaataatgtttaatattttgatgAGACATAATTCtgctgtgtcttttttttttgttgcaagcCATCATatggtcaataataataataaatataatgaaaaaagttTCCATGCTTATGACATTTGCATTGTacattcagaatatatatatgcTTGTAAATAAAGAAaggtaaatattaaaaacaatgtaaAGTCACATTTGAAAACAGCAATAAGAGGATAATATTTCTTATAAGAATGCATAAAATTGTACTCAACATTTCTTCAAAACGAAcagttttatctttttttattattatattaattcaggTAATTATATGAGAGCAGTTTTCACCCATCacaatcattaaaaaatacattcaatCATCTGCTCTAAATTTGACGGGTGGATGTCAGTTACGACATTATCATTGACAAAAACTTCCACAAAGATAACTGCATATCATTCTGTCTATCGTAAACACCAGTGACATGCATTTCTGCAAACATTCAAAGCCTAGTGCAGTGTTTGTGCAAAGATTAGCTTCCCTCAGAACAACATTAGTTTTTTGTAGTTGGTATAACTGTACAAACATAAGAGGTTCCTAATACGTTAGATATTTACACATTAGAGCCAAAGTACTACAAAAAGTCATTAAGGTACTGTTACTACAATGATGAGGGCCTCACAATATAAAGTGCAACATATATCAAACCAAACAAATGGTGTTAGTgctcttcagtagaacagtattTATGATGGTAACCATGGTTTCAGCTAAAATATATCAGCTGAGTAGTTGACATCACTGATAACCTCCATAATAAAACAAGAGGTAAAACAAAAGGTCACATGATGATTTACAGTTAATCAAAATAGCCTTTCTGTGAACCACGGCTAATAAAACATATAGACAGTACAAACAATAATGTTCAACATGAACTAAACATCCTAAAGTGTAACATAAAACACATgaccggaatgaaatgtagtaGAAACAACCATAGAAACTTTGGGCCACTTTcttttactgttttcactgtagaTTGCACAGTGACTCTaacttttagaaaaaatatttaatttttcattgtaAAATAAGGCACTTAAGAAATCTTGCAAATAAATGGCCTCAGAAAAATATATTCCAGTTTACTAAGAAGTCAATTTAACTTTAGCTAGAATTCTCAGTTTTGCTTTGTTTGCTAtaagtaaacaaaatgaaatgcactgtgtacaaaatacatgtttttccagttttacagtaaatgacaaaattatataatattttagggATAACCAGACActagaaattaaaatataagctGTCTGTATTTTTATCTGATCGATAAACTCTGGTAACTGTatgaaccactgatctataatatatctAGACTATAATACAAATCAGTGATTTTAAGTGCCATGGTGATTTACACGATTGAAAGTTCTTTGATCACAAATCTGTGTCGTAAGGTCGTGCTCTGTAAGCAGTGCTGTCCTGCTGTCTCTTGGCTCGTGTGAAGTCCATCTCACTCTGTCTGGAGTAATACGGGACGCTGCTGACGCTGCTGCTGATGCTGGGCACCGTGACTCTGTGCGCTGGAGACGGACCGCGCGTGGACTTCACCGCGAAGGCCCTCGGCCTCTCATCACGCTTCCGAGCGCCACAGCGCCGACACAAGCCTATGGACATCACCAGTCCTCCGAGGACCTCCATGATCCCGCCGATGAAGCCCAGCACCAGGCAGTATCCCACACGGACATCGGTGGATGCGGAGAAGATGGAGGTCATGATGTGAGTGTACCACGCCACTGGGATGATAGTGAGGACCCCTGAGATGAAGATGAGGAGACCTCCGACCCCAGCGACCGTCCAGTGCGGTTTCTCAGTCCAGCATCGGACTCCGACTGACGCCACGCCGATGCCAATGAGATCGAGGATGAGCGAGGACAGCATCAGAGCTCGCGCGATCTGGATGATCTGCGCACTGAAGTACTGCGTGTCCTGCTGGTTGCACTGAATGTCCCGGGACGATGTGAAAGTCCTGCAGATGTCCCATAATCCTTGCTGGAGGACCAGGTCGCTGGATTGTCCCGGGAGGTTGTTGATCGTGCGCCAGGCTGGTGCCACGGTGCTGGTCAGCTCCAGAATCCACCCGCAGGGCGCGAGCACCATCCCGAAAATAAAAATCCCAGGAGTTCGCATGATGATGGGTTTGGGAGATCACGCAAATAGCCCCTGCTGGGAATGATGGGGTTTGTTTCCGTTTGTTTTCGAAAGCAGTCGGACAGCAGAAACTTCTCGTGGGAGGATCCCATCAAGCCTGGCCATTGTTGAAAGCCACGTGACTGACATCAGAAGCACTCCGAGTTTCGACTGTTCTGGCGCACCTGTAGAGCCACGCCCCCTGGCTGTGACGTCACGCACCACACGAGAGACTGGGGAGAGACTCTGGTGCTGATGATGCTGACCACATAGCGAAGAAATGTTTGGTTCATTAAGTAGCACAGTTGATAGATGATTGGAATATGTTTCCTCACtttaaattgtatatttctactaggggagaaccggggcgaaagtaacgcgggacgaaagtgacaaagcgattttctcagagcctattactgcatttgcattcccagctatgacggtatattcagcattcaatccttgatggagctgagaaatatcacgtgatttcctcatcatttcccgcagttaggtccGTAAAACTgatttcgagtacaaaaagtaaattattgaagcggtaattttttttaattagttgtgttgttttttttgtttcatgtgtcacagtaatgatcaatctacaggttatttaatgctttaacacatcctaaagtttgcattatcaaagctttttagtataaaagtaaatccggtttaaatgccaggagttcctgtcgggacgaaagtaacagttgttacttttgtcccgctacagtgacaagaagtatttattttgttccggtacatgctattctgtgaatttctgtctcttgcatcatttattaaaatgtttatgtcatattataccaaaagaatatgtctgagtgagggtcagaaagacaaacagtggtctggttttatccagatgtttatgagagagcgtttctggacatagaggaacatctgggcagcttcTACCttgcatttaccttagttatattaaggttttagccataccttagcttttacacctccagctatgaatttgcagtgtttccagatgttttaatgcacattttgaatttatgcataaaaacaactggatggaaacatgaataggcctactgttacattatgtttagaatttatattatgccaatgtaatttaattattatattgtttattctgttgaaaaaatgttttataaaaatacactgaaataaaaaaataaaaaataaaaaaataagtttgtacagtcgggttttgagacatttgatgaaacttaaatttaaaataaaaatataaatataaatatgtaattttttatttttttttgcaaaaataaaagacagaatatgtttgccGTTACATATCAACaagcactgtaaaacccgacaagttaacttaactcaaaccgtttgagtaaacagattgccttgatttaaaccatgtaa
Proteins encoded in this window:
- the LOC132132494 gene encoding claudin-23-like, coding for MRTPGIFIFGMVLAPCGWILELTSTVAPAWRTINNLPGQSSDLVLQQGLWDICRTFTSSRDIQCNQQDTQYFSAQIIQIARALMLSSLILDLIGIGVASVGVRCWTEKPHWTVAGVGGLLIFISGVLTIIPVAWYTHIMTSIFSASTDVRVGYCLVLGFIGGIMEVLGGLVMSIGLCRRCGARKRDERPRAFAVKSTRGPSPAHRVTVPSISSSVSSVPYYSRQSEMDFTRAKRQQDSTAYRARPYDTDL
- the LOC132132189 gene encoding claudin-23-like, whose amino-acid sequence is MRTPGILIFGMVLAPCGWILDLTSTVAPNWRTINNLANQPSDLVVEQGIWDICTISTTSRSQQCNLQGNDQIYFSNQIIPIAKGMMVASLIVTLLGLALATPGVRCWKDRPRWILASLGGLLIFCSGVLTIIPIAWYTYLLNSLNSTSVKRDPNRADDIRVGYCIILGYIGGIMEVLGGFVMFLGICSCCGGRNRGEKSLTNTQRPVNRLTPLPRVNLPRSSSRSTESSVPYSQKSLDDDLDFPRAKSRDRGSVNTSYTGRPYDADL